In Flavobacteriales bacterium, one genomic interval encodes:
- a CDS encoding polymer-forming cytoskeletal protein has protein sequence MNKPLETVSPGKINSIMEGTVIEGEIRSDSNIRIDGRVKGSVNAKGRVIVGQSGVIEGEVICQSSDIEGTVIGKVNCQDVLSLKATAKLQGDINTKKLAIEPGATFTGNCSMAGGVVKEMDPVRLRTESNGRTENTVQATR, from the coding sequence ATGAACAAGCCATTAGAAACCGTGAGCCCAGGCAAGATCAATTCCATTATGGAGGGCACTGTGATCGAAGGCGAGATCAGATCGGATAGCAACATCCGTATTGACGGGCGAGTGAAGGGTTCCGTGAATGCGAAGGGCCGCGTTATCGTTGGCCAAAGTGGAGTTATTGAAGGCGAAGTGATCTGCCAAAGCAGTGATATTGAAGGAACCGTGATCGGCAAAGTGAACTGTCAGGATGTGCTTAGCTTGAAGGCAACTGCCAAATTGCAGGGTGACATCAACACAAAGAAACTGGCGATCGAGCCCGGTGCTACTTTCACCGGTAATTGCAGCATGGCTGGTGGTGTGGTTAAGGAAATGGACCCGGTTCGCTTGCGCACGGAAAGCAATGGCCGCACGGAAAACACCGTGCAAGCTACGCGCTAA
- a CDS encoding AtpZ/AtpI family protein — translation MSTPEELEKARRNYNGYLRYTGLGFSMIGIVLAGTWGGWYLDGLLKLKYPVFTIILSLLGIVGAMVYLFKETGKR, via the coding sequence GTGAGTACGCCGGAGGAACTGGAAAAGGCAAGACGCAACTACAACGGCTACTTGCGCTACACCGGTCTCGGGTTCAGTATGATCGGGATCGTGCTCGCGGGAACATGGGGCGGCTGGTATTTGGATGGTCTACTGAAGCTGAAGTATCCCGTATTCACGATCATACTTAGCCTGCTCGGTATTGTCGGTGCCATGGTGTATCTGTTCAAAGAGACCGGAAAAAGGTGA
- the atpB gene encoding F0F1 ATP synthase subunit A, with protein MRSVKTLLKTASLLVASLFAGVVLAQEQGSNHVVDSAIVKAIESDSEAPDIIQEEVDEAGGKFNPGKMILDHIGDEHGWHLFGHYTLPLPVILYNAERGLSVFSSSKFDHGHKTYGGYKLEEGDVVAVTETGAVDAHHTTIDDVATKATFDFSITKNVVSLWISIVLLLIIFISVANSYLRRKGEAPRGLQNLLEPVILFVRDDVAKSAIGEKKYMKYMPYLLTVFFFIFLNNLLGLIPFFPGGANLTGNIAVTLVLALITFLIVTLNGNKHYWGHIFAMPGVPKLVLLILTPVEVLGMFLKPFVLMIRLFANMTAGHIIVLSFFSLIFVFGETSTGAGVGVAVGSLAFTIFMTMLELLVAFIQAYVFAFLSAMYIGAAVEEPQHH; from the coding sequence ATGAGATCCGTTAAAACCCTCCTAAAAACCGCGTCCTTATTGGTCGCAAGCTTATTTGCGGGTGTCGTTCTCGCGCAGGAGCAAGGGTCCAACCACGTCGTTGATAGTGCCATTGTTAAGGCGATCGAGAGCGATTCAGAAGCACCCGACATTATACAGGAGGAAGTAGATGAGGCAGGAGGGAAATTCAATCCCGGCAAAATGATCCTCGATCATATTGGAGACGAGCATGGTTGGCACTTATTTGGGCACTATACCCTTCCGTTACCAGTTATCCTTTACAACGCCGAGCGCGGCCTTTCCGTTTTTAGCAGCAGCAAGTTCGATCATGGCCACAAGACTTATGGTGGCTACAAGCTAGAAGAGGGTGATGTTGTTGCAGTAACTGAAACAGGGGCTGTTGATGCCCATCACACAACGATAGATGACGTTGCTACCAAAGCAACATTCGATTTCAGCATTACCAAGAACGTAGTAAGCTTGTGGATAAGCATTGTGTTGCTGTTGATCATCTTCATCAGCGTAGCCAACTCCTACCTCCGCCGTAAAGGAGAGGCACCTCGCGGGCTGCAGAACCTGCTGGAGCCTGTCATTCTCTTTGTACGCGACGATGTCGCCAAAAGCGCGATCGGCGAAAAGAAGTATATGAAGTATATGCCCTATTTGCTTACGGTATTCTTCTTCATCTTCTTGAATAACCTGCTCGGCCTTATTCCGTTCTTCCCCGGTGGGGCCAATCTCACAGGCAATATCGCCGTGACCCTCGTTCTGGCGTTGATAACCTTCTTGATCGTTACGCTCAACGGCAATAAGCACTATTGGGGACATATTTTTGCCATGCCAGGTGTGCCTAAATTGGTGTTATTGATCCTTACTCCGGTAGAAGTTCTGGGCATGTTCCTGAAACCATTCGTGTTGATGATCCGACTGTTCGCGAACATGACCGCCGGGCATATCATCGTTCTTAGCTTCTTCAGTTTGATATTCGTTTTCGGCGAAACAAGTACAGGCGCCGGTGTCGGTGTTGCCGTGGGTTCATTGGCCTTTACCATTTTCATGACCATGCTCGAGTTGCTCGTTGCATTCATACAAGCTTATGTGTTCGCCTTCCTTAGTGCCATGTATATTGGCGCTGCGGTTGAAGAACCACAACATCACTGA
- the atpE gene encoding ATP synthase F0 subunit C, whose translation MFLSVLLDLGTGYGIAALGAGLAALGAGVGIGRIGGDAVQAMARQPEAINDLRANMILTAALVEGAAFFAMVVGLLVVLK comes from the coding sequence ATGTTCCTTTCTGTTCTTCTCGATCTCGGTACTGGCTATGGAATTGCTGCTCTCGGCGCTGGTCTCGCTGCACTTGGTGCTGGCGTAGGTATTGGCCGCATTGGCGGCGATGCTGTACAAGCTATGGCACGTCAACCGGAAGCCATCAATGACCTCCGCGCCAATATGATCCTTACCGCTGCGCTGGTGGAGGGCGCTGCCTTCTTCGCGATGGTAGTTGGCTTGTTGGTCGTATTGAAGTAA
- the atpF gene encoding F0F1 ATP synthase subunit B: protein MLLASLMEPSIGLIFWMTLSFGVVLFILAKFAWKPILNGLKEREESIADSLNEAKKAREEMALMGVKNEDLMREAREEREVLLREARDIRDREIASAKEKARAEGDALLARAREDIRNEKNAAITEMKNQMGQLSVQVAELILKEKLSDSSIQKILVDKVMAEADLRKS, encoded by the coding sequence ATGCTGCTCGCAAGTTTAATGGAGCCCTCCATCGGGCTTATATTTTGGATGACACTCTCCTTCGGGGTGGTGCTCTTCATCTTGGCGAAATTCGCTTGGAAGCCTATTCTGAATGGGCTGAAAGAACGCGAAGAATCCATAGCCGACTCCTTGAACGAGGCCAAAAAAGCCCGTGAAGAAATGGCGCTAATGGGAGTCAAGAACGAAGATCTCATGCGCGAAGCACGTGAAGAACGTGAGGTCTTGTTGAGGGAGGCGCGTGACATCCGCGATCGCGAGATCGCTAGTGCAAAAGAAAAGGCAAGAGCAGAAGGTGATGCCCTTTTGGCACGTGCACGTGAGGATATCCGCAATGAAAAGAATGCGGCCATTACCGAAATGAAGAACCAGATGGGCCAACTGAGCGTGCAAGTGGCGGAGCTGATCCTGAAGGAAAAACTCAGTGACAGCAGCATCCAGAAAATCCTTGTTGATAAAGTGATGGCGGAAGCCGACCTGCGCAAGTCATGA
- the atpH gene encoding ATP synthase F1 subunit delta: protein MNIAPVAYRYARSLMALALEKDMVDAVQEDMLLVANTCAASNELQVLLRSPVVKADKKGLILDKIFAGKIGEMTSHFVGILVRKNRETMLPQVAAAFTELYKTHKGIIIAEVASAVPLSDDAREKVRALATEKHPGKTIELVETVEPTLIGGVIIRIGDEQYDGSVSRRLSDLRREFSKNPYIPAI, encoded by the coding sequence ATGAACATTGCACCGGTCGCATATCGCTACGCACGCTCTCTTATGGCCTTGGCCTTGGAGAAGGACATGGTGGATGCTGTGCAAGAGGATATGCTTCTTGTTGCGAACACATGTGCCGCAAGCAACGAATTACAAGTGCTTTTGCGCAGCCCAGTGGTGAAGGCCGATAAAAAAGGCCTTATTCTGGACAAGATATTTGCCGGTAAGATCGGCGAAATGACCAGCCATTTCGTTGGCATTCTGGTGCGCAAGAATCGCGAAACCATGCTACCACAAGTGGCCGCAGCATTTACTGAACTATACAAAACACACAAAGGGATCATCATAGCCGAGGTGGCCAGTGCCGTTCCGCTTAGCGACGATGCCCGTGAAAAGGTGCGGGCCTTGGCAACGGAAAAACACCCCGGTAAGACCATCGAACTCGTGGAGACGGTGGAACCCACTTTGATCGGTGGCGTGATCATCCGCATTGGCGATGAACAATATGACGGTAGCGTAAGCCGTCGTCTGAGCGACCTGCGCCGCGAATTCTCCAAGAACCCGTACATCCCTGCGATCTAA
- a CDS encoding F0F1 ATP synthase subunit alpha, with protein sequence MAQVQPAEVSAILKQELAGFRSEAELEEVGTVLQVGDGIARIYGLQGVQSGELIEFNNGLRAIVLNLEEDNVGAVLLGPSVGIKEGDTVKRTKRIASINVGEGIVGRVVNTLGEAIDGKGPIKGELFEMPLERKAPGVIFREPVKEPLQTGIKAIDAMIPIGRGQRELIIGDRQTGKSTVAIDTIINQKEFFDAGKPVYCIYVAIGQKGSTVAGTVKVLEEAGAMAYTTVVAANASDPAPMQFYAPFTGAAIGEYFRDTGRPALIVYDDLSKQAVAYREVSLLLRRPPGREAYPGDVFYLHSRLLERAAKVTADQTVAEQMNDLPESLKGKVKGGGSLTALPIIETQAGDVSAYIPTNVISITDGQIFLESNLFLSGVRPAINVGISVSRVGGNAQIKSMKKVAGTLKLDQAAYRELEAFSKFGSDLDAATKAVLDKGARNVEIMKQGQNSPVRVEEQIAILYCGTKGLLGNVALKNMKQFEAEFITMLRNKHSETLAALKRGEYNDQITGVLETVAADLVKSLDN encoded by the coding sequence ATGGCCCAAGTACAACCAGCCGAAGTATCGGCGATCCTGAAACAAGAACTTGCCGGTTTCCGCAGCGAAGCCGAGCTGGAAGAAGTCGGTACCGTTCTGCAAGTGGGTGATGGCATCGCCCGCATCTACGGACTACAAGGTGTGCAAAGCGGTGAGTTGATCGAATTCAACAACGGCCTGCGCGCGATCGTTCTTAACCTTGAGGAAGACAACGTGGGCGCTGTATTGCTCGGACCTTCCGTGGGGATCAAAGAAGGTGATACCGTGAAACGCACAAAGCGGATCGCCAGCATCAATGTTGGTGAGGGAATTGTTGGTCGCGTAGTGAATACACTGGGTGAAGCCATTGATGGTAAGGGCCCGATCAAAGGTGAATTGTTCGAAATGCCACTGGAGCGCAAAGCACCTGGTGTTATCTTCCGTGAACCCGTAAAAGAGCCACTACAAACAGGTATCAAAGCGATCGACGCGATGATCCCGATCGGTCGTGGCCAGCGCGAATTGATCATCGGTGACCGCCAGACCGGTAAGAGCACGGTGGCGATCGATACGATCATCAACCAAAAAGAATTCTTCGACGCCGGTAAGCCGGTGTACTGCATCTACGTGGCGATCGGGCAGAAAGGATCGACCGTTGCCGGTACTGTAAAAGTGTTGGAGGAGGCCGGTGCTATGGCCTACACAACAGTTGTTGCCGCCAACGCCAGCGACCCTGCACCGATGCAGTTCTATGCACCGTTCACCGGAGCAGCTATCGGTGAGTATTTCCGTGATACCGGTCGTCCTGCACTGATCGTGTATGATGATCTTTCAAAGCAAGCTGTTGCTTACCGCGAGGTTTCGTTGTTGCTACGACGCCCACCAGGGCGTGAGGCATACCCAGGTGACGTATTCTACCTACACAGCCGTTTGCTGGAGCGTGCCGCGAAAGTGACCGCTGACCAGACCGTTGCTGAGCAGATGAACGACCTGCCCGAGAGCTTGAAAGGAAAAGTGAAAGGTGGTGGTTCATTGACCGCGCTTCCGATCATTGAGACCCAAGCAGGTGACGTATCAGCCTATATCCCTACCAACGTGATCTCGATCACGGACGGACAGATCTTCTTGGAGAGCAACTTGTTCCTGAGCGGTGTACGCCCAGCGATCAACGTAGGTATCAGCGTAAGCCGCGTAGGTGGTAATGCGCAGATCAAATCCATGAAAAAGGTTGCTGGCACATTGAAATTGGACCAAGCTGCCTACCGCGAATTGGAGGCATTCTCCAAGTTCGGATCCGACCTCGATGCCGCTACAAAAGCGGTATTGGATAAGGGTGCACGGAACGTGGAGATCATGAAGCAGGGACAGAACAGTCCCGTGCGTGTTGAAGAACAGATCGCCATTCTCTACTGCGGTACAAAAGGATTGCTCGGAAACGTAGCGTTGAAGAACATGAAGCAATTCGAAGCGGAATTCATTACCATGCTTCGCAATAAACACAGTGAAACCTTGGCAGCTTTGAAGCGTGGTGAGTACAACGACCAGATCACCGGTGTGTTGGAAACCGTTGCAGCGGACCTGGTAAAGAGTTTGGACAACTAA
- the atpG gene encoding ATP synthase F1 subunit gamma, producing MASLKEVRNRIVSVNSTKQITAAMKMVSAAKLRRAQDAIVRMRPYAEKLQAILGNVSASLDSNEGKFSQQREVKNVLFVAVVSNRGLAGAFNTQVFRMIRKAAAEAEAQGQKVTVLPIGKKAMDAYRRTPYFNATLPTDLAKLYDGLSFDKVSPVAELIMDRFAAGEFDHVVVFYNKFKNAAVQYPTKQPYLPIAPAASDNKVAKTQNVDYIMEPDRRTIVEEIIPKSLKIQLYKALLDSNASEHGARMTAMHKATDNADSMLKELKLTYNKARQASITNEILEIVGGAEALKG from the coding sequence ATGGCAAGCCTCAAGGAAGTACGCAACAGGATCGTCTCGGTGAACAGCACCAAGCAGATCACCGCAGCCATGAAAATGGTAAGCGCTGCCAAGTTGCGTCGCGCCCAGGACGCCATAGTGCGGATGCGTCCGTATGCCGAAAAGCTTCAGGCTATCCTTGGTAACGTTAGCGCAAGTCTGGACAGCAATGAAGGCAAATTCAGCCAGCAACGCGAGGTAAAGAACGTATTGTTCGTTGCCGTGGTCAGTAACCGCGGACTTGCCGGGGCATTCAATACCCAAGTGTTCCGCATGATCCGTAAAGCCGCTGCGGAAGCTGAAGCCCAAGGTCAAAAAGTGACCGTGTTACCAATCGGAAAAAAGGCCATGGACGCTTATCGCCGTACGCCGTATTTCAATGCTACGCTACCGACCGACCTTGCTAAATTATACGATGGCCTGAGCTTCGACAAGGTGTCTCCGGTCGCTGAATTGATCATGGATCGTTTTGCGGCAGGCGAATTCGACCACGTGGTGGTGTTCTACAATAAGTTCAAGAACGCCGCTGTTCAATACCCCACGAAGCAGCCCTACTTGCCGATCGCACCGGCTGCATCCGACAACAAGGTTGCAAAGACACAGAACGTGGACTACATCATGGAACCGGATCGCCGGACCATCGTTGAAGAGATCATTCCCAAGAGCTTGAAGATCCAGCTTTACAAGGCACTGTTGGACAGCAACGCTTCAGAACACGGTGCCCGCATGACCGCCATGCACAAGGCAACAGACAACGCGGACAGCATGTTGAAGGAGCTGAAGTTGACCTACAACAAAGCACGCCAAGCTTCCATTACCAACGAGATCCTTGAGATCGTTGGTGGGGCTGAAGCGTTGAAGGGATAA
- a CDS encoding PorP/SprF family type IX secretion system membrane protein, whose protein sequence is MKNLKTQLAVALAICAGTTNFAQDAHLSQYETAPNTLNPALTGMYENADFRMTSNVRSQWNSLSSSFLTTGFAYDVSLQRRFGVGLSMVNYNMAGIMNTFQLGADGAYNVSDPKAKHTLSVGVHLGLLYKKMNDQQLLWDAQYNDGYFNSDLPSGEFMQRGSRWMPDVSAGIAYRSTNSRKSVNPFGNFAMFHVTTPDESVLRTTKSDLPIRFSVNAGARVEVATGIFVIPVGLYMRQGNDQQINAGMMSEIGIAGTPYSAVVGCSYRVRDAVIAQVGLKHSNAAFRFSYDINVSPLRNYTRKNGAFEFSILYYGSHSGRTRRVTSSAF, encoded by the coding sequence ATGAAAAACTTGAAAACACAGCTCGCCGTTGCCCTTGCAATCTGCGCGGGCACAACCAACTTCGCCCAAGATGCGCACTTGTCACAGTACGAGACCGCACCGAACACATTGAACCCTGCTTTAACTGGCATGTACGAGAACGCTGATTTCCGCATGACCAGCAATGTGCGGAGCCAATGGAACAGTTTGTCGAGCAGTTTCCTTACCACTGGTTTCGCTTATGATGTGTCGTTGCAGAGGCGTTTCGGGGTAGGATTGAGCATGGTCAACTACAACATGGCTGGGATCATGAACACTTTCCAGCTTGGTGCTGACGGGGCCTACAACGTTTCCGACCCTAAGGCCAAACACACGCTATCGGTTGGTGTACACCTTGGCTTGCTATATAAGAAAATGAACGATCAACAACTTCTTTGGGATGCCCAATACAACGACGGTTATTTCAACAGTGACCTACCTTCCGGGGAGTTCATGCAAAGAGGATCAAGGTGGATGCCCGATGTTTCTGCAGGTATCGCATACAGGAGCACGAACTCACGCAAGAGTGTCAACCCTTTCGGCAACTTCGCGATGTTCCATGTCACCACACCGGATGAGTCCGTACTGCGAACGACCAAGAGTGATCTGCCGATCCGTTTCTCCGTGAATGCTGGCGCTCGCGTAGAGGTGGCGACGGGCATCTTTGTGATCCCTGTGGGGCTATACATGCGGCAAGGAAATGATCAACAGATCAACGCAGGTATGATGTCGGAGATCGGGATCGCCGGCACTCCTTATAGCGCGGTCGTGGGTTGTTCATACCGGGTAAGGGATGCGGTCATTGCCCAGGTGGGTCTTAAGCACAGCAATGCGGCTTTCAGATTCAGCTACGATATCAACGTATCTCCTTTACGGAATTACACGCGCAAGAACGGAGCCTTTGAGTTCTCGATCCTGTACTACGGTTCACACTCCGGAAGGACGCGTAGGGTAACGAGCAGTGCATTCTAA